GGAAAGACCGCTCCACCTGCATCCTCTTCGGCGACGGGGCCGGGGCGGTGGTGGTCGAGGCGCACACCGGCGGCGACCGGGGCATCCTTTCCACCTTCATGAGAAGCAACGGCGCGCATGGAGACATCCTGCAGCTGCCGGCTTGGGGAGAACCCCGATATATGAAGATGAACGGGAACGAGGTGTACAAACACGCGGTGCGGCTCATGGGCGAGGCCATCGAACAGGGCGTGAGCCAGGCGGGCCTTCGCCTGAGCGATATCGACCTTGTCATTCCACACCAGGCGAACATCCGCATCATCAACGCCGTCGCCAAGCACCTCGGCATCCCGCGCGCGAAGGTGGTGACGAATCTTGACAAATACGGAAACACCTCGTCCGCCTCGATCCCGCTGGCGCTCGAAGACGCGTGGCGCGACGGCCTGGTGAAGGACGGGACCGTGGCGGTCTTCACGTCGCTCGGCGGCGGGCTGGCGTGGGGCAGCGTTGTGGCAAGGTTTTAAGAAAAATCGCCATAGAGACACCGTAAAACGTGAAGAGCGCAGAGTGAATAGTGAAGAGTGGAAAAAAAATCGCCTTGTTTCTATTTTACTCTTTACTCTTAACTCTTAACTATTAACTCTTCACTCTCCGTTGCGAAGTGTTTACAAATCTCACTTGGAGAACAGATTAATGAGATATACGTTCTTGTTCCCCGGCCAGGGCTCGCAGAAGGTGGGTATGGGCCGGACCTTTTTCGATTCTTCCGAGGCGGCGCGGCGCCGGTTTGACGAATGCAACCAGGTACTGGGACACGACCTTGTGAAAGTCATTTTCAACGGCCCGGAAGATCTGCTCACCCAAACGCAGAACACCCAGCCCGCGCTTTTCACCGTGGAAGCAATCATCTGCGACACGCTGAAGGAAAAAGGCATCGTGCCTTCGCTTGCGGCCGGGCATTCGCTCGGAGAATACGGCGCGCTATATGCGGCGGGCGTTTTTTCGTTCCGCGACGGGCTTGCGATTGTGGCGAAAAGGGGGGCGCTCATGGCCGCCGCAGGGCAAAAGACGCCCGGCGCCATGGCGGCGATCGTGGGCCTTGACAAAAAGAAAATCCACGACGCCATTACAGGGGTCGGCGGCACCGTTGTATGCGCGAATGAAAACAGCCCGGAACAGACCGTGATTTCCGGGGAAATACCGGCCGTGACCAAGGCATGCGAGGCATGCAAGGCGGCCGGCGCGAAACGCGCGGTGATGCTGCCCGTAAGCGGAGCGTTCCATTCGCCGCTCATGGCGCCGTCGGCCGAGGAGTTCGCGGCGTTCATCGGGCCCGTGGCTTTTTCCGACGCGGCCTGCCCCGTGATCGCAAACGTCACCGCAAAGCCGGAAACCTCGGGAGCGGCGATAAAGAAGCTTCTTGTCAAGCAACTCACCTCGCCGGTGAAATGGGTCGATTCGGTCGCCTTCGTTTCGGAAAGCGATCACGGCACCCTGTGCGAAACCGGGCCCGGCACCGTGCTCGCCGGTCTGGTAAAAAAATGCAATCCTGCTTTGAATGTTGTTCCGTGCGGAACCATTGAAAACATATTTTCTTTGGTTCGTTGAAAGTAATGTATCAAGCGTAATTATTTTTGATTAATTTTACTATTTCGTAGAATCGAATATGATCCAACTTTCCGGAAAAAACGCACTGGTGACCGGCGCGGGCCGCGGCATCGGCAGGGAAATCGCCCTGACGCTTGCGAAGGCCGGGGCAAACGTCGGCGTGTGCGATGTCGACCTTGCCACGGCCCAGAGCACGGCGGCGGAGGTACAGGCGCTTGGCGTCAAATCCCTTGCGCTGCGCTGCGACGTCTCCAAGGCCGCCGACATCGCCGAAACGGTTGCGGCATTTTGCGGGCAATTTCCCGCGATCGACATCCTTGTCAACAACGCCGGCATCACGCGCGACGGACTTATTGTGCGGATGAAGGAGGAAGACTGGGACCTCGTGCTTTCCATCAACCTCAAGAGCGCGTTCTTATGTTGTAAAGAAGTGTCGCGCCTGATGATGAAAGCACGTTCGGGTAAAATCGTCAACATCGCCTCGGTCGTCGGCCTCATGGGAAATGCGGGGCAGGCCAATTACTCGGCGTCCAAGGCCGGGCTCATCGGGCTCACCAAGACGCTTGCAAAGGAATTCGCGGGCCGCAACATCCAGGTGAACGCGGTGGCGCCGGGATTCATCCAAACCGCAATGACCGACAAGCTCTCGCCGGCCGACAAGGACAAGCTCGCATCGCTCATCCCCATGCAGCGGCTGGGCGCGCCGGCCGACGTGGCCAACGCGGTGCTGTTTTTGTCATCAACGCTTTCCGACTACATCACCGGCCAGGTGATAACGGTGGATGGCGGGCTTGTAATGTAAACGGGAAATTATCATTTTATAGTGGTTTAAATCATGTAACACCTTTGAAAGGAGTTAAGTGTGAGCGAGAAAGAAACCAAGATTAAGCAGATTATCGCGGAGAAGCTTGGTGTATCGGAGGACAAAGTGACGCCGCAGGCTTCGTTTGTGGAAGATCTTGGCGCAGATTCCCTCGATCAGGTCGAGCTCATCATGGCGTTTGAGGACGCGTTCGACATCGAGATCCCGGACGAAGACGCGGAAAAGCTCCGCACCGTCAAAGACGCCACGGATTATCTCGAGAAGAAGCTGTAACCGCAAACGAAAGCTCCCTGATGTCCAAGCGAGTCGTGGTCACCGGTCTGGGGGTCGTGAGCCCTGTGGGCAACACGGTCCCATCCTTCTGGGAATCCCTTGTCGCGGGCAAATCCGGCATCGGCGCCATCACGCTGTTCGATACCGCGAATTACCCGTCGAGAATCGCCGGGGAAGTGAAAGGGCTTGACTTTTCCACCCTCGTCGATCTCAAGGAAGCCAACAGGACCGACCGTTTCATCCTGTTCGGGCTTGCCGCGGCCGACATGGCGATCAAAGATGCAATGCTCGACTTGGCATCCGAAGACCTCACCCGCATCGGCACGGTCATCGGCTCCGGCATCGGCGGCCTTCGGACGCTCGAAAACGAGCATTCGAAACTGGCGTCGAGGGGCCCGAGTCGCGTCTCGCCGTTTCTGATCCCCATGATGATCCCGGACATGGCGGCCGGAAGGGTCTCCATCGGGTTTGGCCTCAAGGGGCCGAATTACAGCGTGGTGAGCGCCTGCGCGTCCGGCAGTCATGCCATCGGCGATTCGTTCCTCATGCTGAAGGCCGGGATGATGGATGTCGCGGTGACCGGCGGCGCCGAAGCCGCCATAACCCCGCTTTCGTTTGCCGGTTTCTGCTCGATGAAGGCGCTTTCGACGCGCAACGACATTCCGCAAAAGGCAAGCTCGCCGTTCGACAAGAAGCGCGACGGGTTCGTGATGGGAGAGGGCGCGGGCATCGTGGTGCTCGAGACGCTCGAACACGCTCTCGCGCGCAAGGCGCACATCTACGCTGAGCTTTTGGGATACGGCGCCACCGGCGACGCCTTCCATTTCACCGCCCCGGCCGAAGACGGCGAGGGCGCCCAACGCTCCATGATCATGTCGCTCGCAACGGCCGGGCTCCCGCCGGACAAGATCGATTACATCAACGCGCACGGCACCTCCACCGATCTCAACGACAAGATCGAGACCTTCGCGATAAAGAAGGTGTTCGGGGGGCATGCCGCAAAAGTAAACATCAGTTCCACGAAATCAATGACCGGCCACTGCCTCGGCGCATCGGGCGGCATCGAGTTCATCGCGTCGGTGATGTCGCTTTGCCATGACGTGATCCACCCCACCACCAATCTCGACGACCCGGACCCGGCGTGCGACCTCGACTACACCCCGAACAAGGCCGTGCAGCGGAAGGTGCGTTACATCATGAGCAATTCCTTCGGTTTCGGCGGCCACAATGCCTCGCTCGTTGCTGGAAAATATGAACCGGCCTAGGCAGCCCGGCACCCTGCTGCGGCTCATTTTCCCCTTTCGAAATCCCGACCGCCACACGCCGCCGTCGCTTGCGAAATGCCAAAAGGCCATCGGTTACCGGTTCCGTAACAAACAGTTGCTCATGCTGTCGCTCACGCACAAGTCGTCGGTGGGCCCGGACGACAAGAAGGGCCTGCGGTCCAACGAGCGGCTCGAGTTCCTCGGCGACGCCGTGCTCAACTGTCTGGTCACCGAGCACCTGTACCGCGTCTATCCGAAAAAAACCGAGGGCCAGCTCTCCAAGGTGAAGTCGCTCGTGGTGAGCCGCAAGATCCTCGGCGAGATCGCGCAGGCGCTGAACCTGGGCGAGTTCCTCGTGTTCGGGTATTCGGAGAAGAAATCGGGCGGCGACCACCGGCTGTCCATCCTGAGTAACGCGTTCGAGGCCGTGCTCGGCGCCGTCTACCTCGACGGCGGCCTTGACAAAGCAAGAAAGTTCCTCGAGAAATTCCTGTTCGGCAGCATCGACGCGTTTCTCAGCGACGAGAGCAACATCAACCATAAGAGCCGGATCCTCGAACTGTCGCAGCGCGACGGTTTCGGCATTCCCCGGTACAAGGTGGTGTCGGCGCGCGGGCCCGAGCACGCAAAGGAATTCACGATCCAGATCGAGGTGGGCGGCGCCGTGCTCGGCGAGGGCTCCGGTCCCAACAAGAAAATCGCCGAGCAGAACGCCGCGCGCGCGGCGCTGCACTCGTACAGCAAGGAAGCCATTCTCTACAGCAAAGGAGCAGAAACGCCATGAACTGGTTTTTAACCGAAGAACAGCGGATGATCGTCGACACCGCACGGGAGCTCGCGCAGAAGAAGATCCTCCCCGTGCGCGAGCGCTACGACCATGAGGGCATATTCCCGTGGGACGTGGTGAAGGCGTGCGCCGAGGCCGATTTATGCGGGCTTTACATCCCGGAACAGTACGGCGGCCTGGGCGGCGGCGTGTTCGAGCTCTGCCTCGCGGTCGAGGAAATGTCGAAGGTGGACGGAGGCATCTCGCTCGCCATCGCCGCAACGGCGCTCGGCACGTTCCCCCTCCTGCTGTTCGGCACCGAGGAGCAGAAGAAGAAATACCTGCCCGACATCGCGGCCGGAAAAAAGCTCGCGGCCTTCGGCCTCACCGAGGCGAACGCCGGCTCGGACGCGCTCGGCATGAAGACCACGGCGGTCCTTCAGGGCGACCACTATATGCTCAACGGCACCAAGCAGTGGATCACCAACGGGGAGAATGCCGAGATCTATACCGTCATGGCGAAAACGAATCCGGCCAAGGGGGCGCGCGGCATCAGCGCGTTCATCGTTGAAAAGGGCACGCCGGGGTTCTCCTTCGGCAAGCACGAGGACAAAATGGGAATCCGCGCCTCGAGCACCACCGAGCTGGTGTTCCAGGAATGCAAGATACCCAAGGCCAATCTGCTGTCGCGCGAGGGCATGGGTGCCATCGTGACCATCAGCACGCTCAACTACTCGCGGCCCGGCGTGGGAGCGCAGGCGCTCGGCATCGCGGCCGGCGCGCTCGAGGACGCCGTGAAATATTCCCGCGAGCGCGTCCAGTTCGGCGCGCCCATCTCGTCGTTCCAGGCGGTCCAGCACCTGCTCGCCGACATGGCCACGCAGGTGGAGGCGGCGCGCGCCCTCATGTACGCGACCGCCAAGACCATTGACGCAGGGGAAAAGAAGTTCGCCAAGGAGTCGGCCATGACCAAGCTGTTCTGCTCCGACACGGCCATGAAGGTGACGGTCGATGCGCTGCAGGTGATGGGCGGCTACGGCTACATGCGCGAATACCCCATGGAAAAGCGCATGCGCGACGCGAAGATAACGCAGATCTATGAGGGAACCAACCAGATACAGAGGAATGAGATAGCTCTCGCGTTAATCAAGGGCGCGGCAAGCGCGGAATAAATTGACAAGAAGATAATTAGAGTTGGGCGTTTCCCTCAGTGCTAAAATAAAAGTTTTAGCACCGGGGGTCGGTTCTCCTCCGGGCTCGGCCGGCAATGCGCTCTGGCGCACCCTCCGTCGCCCCTAACGCGCGGACAAAAGTGGCTTAGCCGCGATTTGTATTTTCTCGAATAAATCCAGCGGCAACTTATCTCTTTTGTTAAAAAATAGCGAACAGCTGCGGCAGCTGAACTTTTTTTCCGCGCGCCAGCCCGAGCCGAAGGCGAGACCGGAAGGAGGGCCGCCGCCGTTTCGGCGGGGCGCACAATTTTATATTTTTATCCATAACTTTTTAGTTTGGCCTTATCAGTTGTCGTCCTTATTACTTCCTATTATATTATGGAATATCCTGATCAGTTAAAATGCAATCAGGGGAGGTTTATCATGGCGGCGAAAACCGGAAAAAAGGTAAAGGGAAAAAGCGTGTCAAAGGCGGTAAAAGCGTTTTTAAAGAGAAAACCTGCCCCCGCTGAGAAGAAGCCTGCCGCGAAAATAATGCCCGTGACCAAAAAAGCCACGGCCGTCAAAAAAACCGAGCCGCCCAGACTTACCGGCGGTCATGCGGTTAGTCCGGTAAAAGTCGCTATGCCCGAAAAGCCGCGCTCCGTGGCCGCGCAACCGCGGGCCGCGGCGCCGCAGCAGCCCGACACGGGCTATATTTCACAAATGTCAAACGCCGCGGGTCCCAAGTACTTCTTCCACTCCGATGTCCCCGATGAGTATA
The Chitinivibrionales bacterium genome window above contains:
- a CDS encoding beta-ketoacyl-ACP synthase III; this encodes MTQQRRTRIVSVGSCLPERVLSNRDLEQLLDTSDEWIATRTGIRTRRVFAKGQESPAYELGGKAALSALSNAKCLPEDIDGIICATFTPDYFFPSTACKIQQYIGNTRACAFDVSAACAGFVYGLSIAHSMILTGQCKRMLVVGAEIISKTLDWKDRSTCILFGDGAGAVVVEAHTGGDRGILSTFMRSNGAHGDILQLPAWGEPRYMKMNGNEVYKHAVRLMGEAIEQGVSQAGLRLSDIDLVIPHQANIRIINAVAKHLGIPRAKVVTNLDKYGNTSSASIPLALEDAWRDGLVKDGTVAVFTSLGGGLAWGSVVARF
- the fabD gene encoding ACP S-malonyltransferase, translated to MRYTFLFPGQGSQKVGMGRTFFDSSEAARRRFDECNQVLGHDLVKVIFNGPEDLLTQTQNTQPALFTVEAIICDTLKEKGIVPSLAAGHSLGEYGALYAAGVFSFRDGLAIVAKRGALMAAAGQKTPGAMAAIVGLDKKKIHDAITGVGGTVVCANENSPEQTVISGEIPAVTKACEACKAAGAKRAVMLPVSGAFHSPLMAPSAEEFAAFIGPVAFSDAACPVIANVTAKPETSGAAIKKLLVKQLTSPVKWVDSVAFVSESDHGTLCETGPGTVLAGLVKKCNPALNVVPCGTIENIFSLVR
- the fabG gene encoding 3-oxoacyl-[acyl-carrier-protein] reductase yields the protein MIQLSGKNALVTGAGRGIGREIALTLAKAGANVGVCDVDLATAQSTAAEVQALGVKSLALRCDVSKAADIAETVAAFCGQFPAIDILVNNAGITRDGLIVRMKEEDWDLVLSINLKSAFLCCKEVSRLMMKARSGKIVNIASVVGLMGNAGQANYSASKAGLIGLTKTLAKEFAGRNIQVNAVAPGFIQTAMTDKLSPADKDKLASLIPMQRLGAPADVANAVLFLSSTLSDYITGQVITVDGGLVM
- a CDS encoding acyl carrier protein; amino-acid sequence: MSEKETKIKQIIAEKLGVSEDKVTPQASFVEDLGADSLDQVELIMAFEDAFDIEIPDEDAEKLRTVKDATDYLEKKL
- the fabF gene encoding beta-ketoacyl-ACP synthase II, whose amino-acid sequence is MSKRVVVTGLGVVSPVGNTVPSFWESLVAGKSGIGAITLFDTANYPSRIAGEVKGLDFSTLVDLKEANRTDRFILFGLAAADMAIKDAMLDLASEDLTRIGTVIGSGIGGLRTLENEHSKLASRGPSRVSPFLIPMMIPDMAAGRVSIGFGLKGPNYSVVSACASGSHAIGDSFLMLKAGMMDVAVTGGAEAAITPLSFAGFCSMKALSTRNDIPQKASSPFDKKRDGFVMGEGAGIVVLETLEHALARKAHIYAELLGYGATGDAFHFTAPAEDGEGAQRSMIMSLATAGLPPDKIDYINAHGTSTDLNDKIETFAIKKVFGGHAAKVNISSTKSMTGHCLGASGGIEFIASVMSLCHDVIHPTTNLDDPDPACDLDYTPNKAVQRKVRYIMSNSFGFGGHNASLVAGKYEPA
- the rnc gene encoding ribonuclease III, whose amino-acid sequence is MNRPRQPGTLLRLIFPFRNPDRHTPPSLAKCQKAIGYRFRNKQLLMLSLTHKSSVGPDDKKGLRSNERLEFLGDAVLNCLVTEHLYRVYPKKTEGQLSKVKSLVVSRKILGEIAQALNLGEFLVFGYSEKKSGGDHRLSILSNAFEAVLGAVYLDGGLDKARKFLEKFLFGSIDAFLSDESNINHKSRILELSQRDGFGIPRYKVVSARGPEHAKEFTIQIEVGGAVLGEGSGPNKKIAEQNAARAALHSYSKEAILYSKGAETP
- a CDS encoding acyl-CoA dehydrogenase family protein; this translates as MNWFLTEEQRMIVDTARELAQKKILPVRERYDHEGIFPWDVVKACAEADLCGLYIPEQYGGLGGGVFELCLAVEEMSKVDGGISLAIAATALGTFPLLLFGTEEQKKKYLPDIAAGKKLAAFGLTEANAGSDALGMKTTAVLQGDHYMLNGTKQWITNGENAEIYTVMAKTNPAKGARGISAFIVEKGTPGFSFGKHEDKMGIRASSTTELVFQECKIPKANLLSREGMGAIVTISTLNYSRPGVGAQALGIAAGALEDAVKYSRERVQFGAPISSFQAVQHLLADMATQVEAARALMYATAKTIDAGEKKFAKESAMTKLFCSDTAMKVTVDALQVMGGYGYMREYPMEKRMRDAKITQIYEGTNQIQRNEIALALIKGAASAE